In a genomic window of Mycolicibacter heraklionensis:
- a CDS encoding sodium-dependent bicarbonate transport family permease, protein MLLEFWQNFTHNLFKPLLLFFYFGFLLALAKVPFEFPNAVYQGLTMYLLLAIGWHGGEELAGIDISQIGGILGFMVTGFVLNFVIGTIAYLLLKYLTKMREVDRATVAGYYGSDSAGTFATCMGVLATIGMAFDAYMPVMLAIMEIPGCLVALFLVARLRHRGMDAAGNMPHEPGYTVPAGSVPAAVGAAQASGDPTGGLAIEMTPERRAETEVTSNGRLISPELLREVFLNPGICLLLGGIAIGFISGLQGSKVTGVDDPVFVTAFQGVLCLFLLEMGLTAARKLKDLKSAGRGFIVFGLLAPNLFATLGLFVAHTYSQLTGVHFQLGTYVLFAVLCGAASYIAVPAIQRLAIPEASPSLPLAASLGLTFAYNVTIGIPLYIEIARLITSQ, encoded by the coding sequence TTCAAGCCACTGTTGTTGTTCTTCTACTTCGGCTTCCTTCTCGCACTGGCCAAGGTGCCGTTCGAGTTTCCGAACGCGGTCTATCAGGGCCTGACGATGTACCTGTTGCTGGCCATCGGCTGGCACGGTGGCGAGGAACTCGCCGGCATCGACATCTCGCAGATCGGCGGAATCCTCGGGTTCATGGTCACCGGGTTCGTGCTGAACTTCGTCATCGGCACCATCGCCTACCTGTTGCTGAAGTACCTGACGAAGATGCGAGAGGTCGACCGCGCAACGGTCGCCGGGTACTACGGCTCCGATTCGGCCGGAACCTTCGCCACCTGCATGGGCGTGCTGGCCACCATCGGCATGGCCTTCGACGCCTACATGCCCGTCATGCTGGCCATCATGGAGATCCCGGGCTGCTTGGTGGCGCTGTTCCTGGTTGCCCGGTTGCGCCACCGGGGTATGGACGCTGCCGGAAACATGCCGCACGAGCCGGGCTACACGGTGCCGGCCGGTTCCGTCCCGGCAGCCGTCGGTGCCGCGCAGGCCTCCGGTGACCCGACCGGCGGTCTGGCCATCGAGATGACCCCCGAACGTCGTGCGGAGACCGAAGTGACCTCGAACGGGCGCCTGATCAGCCCGGAATTGCTGCGGGAGGTCTTCCTCAACCCGGGCATCTGCCTGCTGCTCGGTGGTATCGCGATCGGCTTCATCAGCGGTCTGCAGGGCTCGAAGGTCACCGGCGTCGACGACCCGGTCTTCGTCACCGCCTTCCAGGGAGTCCTGTGCCTCTTCCTGCTCGAGATGGGGCTGACTGCGGCGCGCAAGTTGAAGGACCTGAAGTCTGCCGGCCGTGGCTTCATCGTGTTCGGCCTGCTGGCTCCCAACCTGTTCGCAACGCTGGGACTATTTGTCGCACACACCTACTCGCAGCTGACCGGCGTCCACTTCCAGCTGGGCACCTACGTCCTGTTCGCCGTGCTGTGCGGCGCGGCTTCCTACATCGCCGTGCCGGCCATCCAGCGGCTGGCGATTCCGGAAGCCAGCCCCAGCCTGCCGCTGGCCGCATCGCTGGGTTTGACGTTCGCCTACAACGTCACCATCGGTATCCCTCTTTACATCGAGATCGCCCGTCTCATCACGTCGCAGTAG
- a CDS encoding DUF732 domain-containing protein: protein MRSLLSVLGIAAVIGCAAPAYADPDDGDGGGGDAAFLTALKAAGLTFASSDQAIVAGHAVCSMANNGESGLKVVKQLTADNPGLTMDGAAQFAAIAANAYCPQHLQK from the coding sequence ATGCGCAGCCTGTTATCGGTCTTGGGCATTGCCGCCGTCATCGGGTGTGCCGCGCCGGCGTACGCGGATCCCGATGATGGCGACGGCGGCGGCGGCGACGCCGCCTTCCTGACTGCCCTAAAAGCCGCGGGGCTCACCTTCGCCAGTAGCGATCAGGCCATTGTGGCCGGCCATGCCGTCTGCAGCATGGCTAACAACGGCGAGTCGGGATTGAAGGTCGTCAAACAACTGACGGCCGACAACCCCGGGCTGACCATGGACGGCGCCGCGCAGTTCGCGGCGATCGCCGCCAACGCTTACTGCCCGCAGCACTTGCAGAAGTAG
- a CDS encoding acyl-CoA dehydrogenase family protein, with the protein MDFNLNNEQQMLRDGITKFLAARYELETSRAAAKTGAGWQPEIWRAFAGELGILGATFPEEFDGIGGGAVELMVITEALGHALVIEPYVDSVVVAGGLLHRSGSPVAAGLLKELVAGTAVTALAAAEPDSADRWQDAATLARPDGDGWVLNGSKIMAVAAPLATHLLVTARIEGEDGISLFLTEADAAGITLHPYRTIDDRSAADVTFTDLRLGAEALLGERGGAWPSLAQARDEGAAAICSEAVGCMRKVLADTVEYCKQRQQFGQPIGSFQVLQHRMVDMFMEVEQSAAAVYLAILNLEADEATRARAVSAGKATIGRAARFVGQQAVQLHGGMGMTEELAIGHYFKRLTAIQYEFGTTDSHLARYAELTKA; encoded by the coding sequence ATGGACTTCAACCTGAACAATGAGCAGCAGATGCTGCGTGACGGCATCACCAAGTTCCTCGCCGCGCGCTACGAACTCGAGACGAGCCGCGCCGCAGCCAAGACCGGCGCCGGCTGGCAGCCCGAGATCTGGCGCGCCTTCGCCGGGGAACTGGGCATTTTGGGCGCCACGTTCCCTGAAGAGTTCGACGGGATCGGCGGCGGCGCCGTAGAACTCATGGTCATCACCGAAGCGCTGGGACACGCGCTGGTGATCGAACCCTATGTCGACTCCGTCGTCGTCGCCGGCGGACTGCTGCACCGCTCCGGCAGCCCGGTGGCAGCCGGCCTGCTCAAGGAACTCGTGGCCGGTACCGCGGTTACGGCATTGGCTGCCGCGGAGCCGGATTCGGCCGATCGTTGGCAGGACGCGGCGACCCTGGCGCGTCCCGATGGCGACGGCTGGGTGTTGAACGGCTCGAAGATCATGGCCGTGGCGGCACCGCTGGCGACGCATCTGCTGGTCACCGCGCGCATCGAGGGCGAGGACGGCATCTCGTTGTTCCTCACCGAGGCCGACGCCGCGGGCATCACGCTGCACCCGTATCGAACCATCGACGACCGCAGCGCGGCCGATGTCACCTTCACCGATCTGCGGCTTGGTGCTGAGGCGTTGCTGGGTGAGCGAGGCGGCGCATGGCCGTCGTTGGCTCAGGCCCGGGACGAGGGTGCCGCAGCGATCTGTTCCGAGGCGGTCGGTTGCATGCGGAAAGTGTTGGCGGACACCGTCGAATACTGCAAGCAACGCCAGCAGTTCGGGCAGCCGATCGGTAGCTTTCAGGTGCTGCAGCACCGTATGGTCGACATGTTCATGGAAGTCGAGCAGTCGGCTGCCGCGGTCTACTTGGCGATCCTCAACCTCGAGGCCGACGAAGCCACCCGTGCCCGTGCGGTGTCGGCGGGCAAGGCCACCATCGGCCGGGCGGCCCGATTCGTCGGCCAACAGGCGGTGCAGTTGCACGGTGGCATGGGCATGACCGAGGAGTTGGCCATCGGCCACTACTTCAAGCGGCTCACCGCAATTCAATACGAGTTCGGAACCACCGACTCCCACCTGGCCCGCTACGCGGAGCTGACAAAGGCGTAG
- a CDS encoding acyl-CoA dehydrogenase family protein — MDLRWSEEDRAFQAEVREFLDQKLTPELRRAGRLMTSVYADHEASMAWQAILHERGWAAPAWPVEHGGCDWSLTQHYIFSRESTLAGAPSLSPMGIRMVAHAIVRYGTDAQKDYFLPRILTGEVFFCQGYSEPEAGSDLAALSMAATVDGDDLVCTGSKIWTTHAGEANWMFALVRTSRTGKKQQGITFVLIDMNSPGIEIRPLVMTSGEEIQNQVFFDEVRVPKTNVIGEIDSGWTVAKYLLEFERGGGAVAPGLQVVAEEIATAAKSQPGPGGGKLADDDTFMRKLADARIRAEVLEILEYQVLTAVAEGRNPGASSSMLKILGTELSQELTALALEAAGPRGRIYQPHVTAPGGPIADYQPPADGYASGEPWQAVAPLRYFNDRAGSIYAGSNEIQRNILAKAALGL, encoded by the coding sequence ATGGATCTGCGGTGGTCGGAGGAAGACCGGGCATTTCAAGCTGAGGTTCGGGAATTTCTCGACCAGAAACTGACCCCTGAGCTGCGCCGTGCGGGCCGGCTCATGACCAGTGTCTACGCCGATCACGAGGCCAGCATGGCGTGGCAGGCGATTCTGCACGAGCGGGGCTGGGCGGCGCCCGCGTGGCCGGTGGAGCACGGCGGCTGCGACTGGAGCCTGACCCAGCACTACATCTTCAGTCGCGAGTCGACGCTTGCCGGCGCACCATCGCTGTCGCCGATGGGAATCCGGATGGTCGCGCACGCGATCGTCCGGTACGGAACGGACGCGCAGAAGGACTACTTCCTGCCCCGGATCCTCACCGGTGAGGTGTTCTTCTGCCAGGGCTACTCCGAGCCGGAGGCCGGATCGGACTTGGCGGCCCTGTCGATGGCGGCCACCGTCGACGGCGATGACCTGGTGTGCACCGGCAGCAAGATCTGGACCACGCACGCCGGCGAGGCGAACTGGATGTTCGCCCTGGTGCGCACCTCCCGGACCGGCAAGAAACAGCAGGGCATCACGTTCGTGCTGATCGACATGAACTCGCCCGGTATCGAGATCCGGCCGCTGGTGATGACTTCCGGCGAAGAGATCCAGAACCAGGTGTTCTTCGACGAGGTGCGGGTCCCCAAGACCAATGTGATCGGCGAGATCGACAGCGGCTGGACGGTCGCGAAATATCTGCTCGAGTTCGAGCGCGGCGGCGGCGCGGTGGCGCCGGGCCTGCAGGTGGTGGCCGAAGAGATCGCCACGGCGGCAAAGAGTCAGCCTGGGCCGGGCGGTGGCAAGCTCGCCGACGACGACACCTTCATGCGCAAGCTCGCGGACGCGCGGATTCGCGCCGAGGTGTTGGAGATCCTGGAATACCAGGTGCTCACCGCCGTCGCCGAGGGACGCAATCCCGGGGCGTCGTCGTCGATGCTCAAGATCTTGGGCACCGAGCTGAGCCAGGAACTGACCGCGCTGGCGTTGGAGGCGGCCGGACCGCGGGGGCGCATCTATCAGCCGCATGTCACCGCGCCCGGCGGACCGATCGCCGACTACCAGCCTCCCGCCGACGGATATGCGTCCGGCGAACCGTGGCAGGCGGTGGCCCCGCTGCGTTACTTCAACGACCGGGCCGGCTCGATCTACGCCGGCAGCAACGAAATTCAGCGGAATATTCTGGCCAAGGCGGCATTGGGGCTCTAA
- a CDS encoding nuclear transport factor 2 family protein, with product MSEQRLADLERRLQQIEDERAIERLIASYGPLVDAGDPESVAALWRQDGVYDVESWLMNGREEIAAMVRSRGHQELIARGCTHFLGPAVVTVNGDEAVAVCESTLLVKQGSEFRVARGGANYFHLERVAGSPGQWQIVTRITRMLDGAAESRALLVDGVAGRIR from the coding sequence ATGAGCGAGCAACGGCTGGCCGACTTGGAGCGGCGACTGCAGCAGATCGAGGACGAGCGCGCGATCGAGCGGCTGATCGCGTCCTACGGGCCATTGGTGGACGCCGGCGACCCCGAATCGGTCGCCGCGCTGTGGCGACAGGACGGCGTCTACGACGTCGAAAGCTGGCTGATGAACGGCCGCGAGGAGATTGCGGCCATGGTGCGCTCTCGTGGCCACCAGGAGCTGATCGCTCGGGGATGTACGCACTTCCTGGGGCCGGCAGTGGTCACCGTGAACGGTGACGAGGCGGTCGCCGTGTGCGAGTCGACGCTGCTGGTCAAACAGGGCAGCGAGTTTCGCGTCGCGCGCGGCGGCGCCAACTATTTTCACCTCGAGCGGGTGGCCGGTTCGCCCGGACAGTGGCAGATTGTCACGCGGATCACCCGGATGCTGGACGGCGCCGCGGAGAGTCGCGCGTTACTGGTGGACGGCGTTGCCGGGCGCATCCGTTGA